In Daucus carota subsp. sativus chromosome 4, DH1 v3.0, whole genome shotgun sequence, one DNA window encodes the following:
- the LOC108216823 gene encoding uncharacterized protein LOC108216823, producing MAEENASASQPDTQLFTLLSGLLQQVEALTNQEEVELRSKIEALGLEVTKVPSKSKKNLDELEIAKELDELSAKLDNVDEMISSAIAADPQVKSLLSSTADVWMPVITATSDERRNFAASIEDVSLESKDKNSV from the exons ATGGCTGAAGAAAATGCATCGGCATCACAGCCAGATACACAGCTCTTTACCCTTTTATCAGGTCTTCTCCAACAG GTGGAAGCATTGACCAACCAAGAAGAAGTTGAATTGCGTTCAAAAATCGAAGCCCTTGGATTGGAGGTTACAAAGGTTCCTTCAAAGTCTAAAAAGAATCTTGATGAG CTAGAAATAGCGAAGGAGTTGGATGAACTGTCAGCAAAGCTGGATAATGTGGATGAAATGATATCCTCAGCAATAGCTGCTGATCCACAGGTCAAGTCTCTTCTCAGTAGTACCGCTGATGTATGGATGCCAGTTATCACGGCTACTTCAGATGAAAGGCGCAACTTTGCAGCATCAATTGAAGATGTTAGTCTTGAATCAAAGGACAAGAATTCAGTTTAG